CCAGGGCCCGCTGCACGGACTCGAGCTCGGCGGGCTGCAGGACAGCGCCGGCAGCGTTGAGGATCCGCCGCACGCCGGGGTGGGTGACAGCGGCATTCGCCGAGGCCGTGGCGGGCGCCCAATCACCGAGCCCTGCCAGGTAGTTGGGCCCGCCGGCCTTGGTACCTGCGCCAACGGCGGACTTCTTCCAGCCGCCGAACGGCTGGCGCTGCACGATGGCGCCGGTGATGCCGCGGTTCACATACAGGTTTCCGGCCTGGATGCTGTCCAGCCAGACGCCCAGTTCCTCGGAGTTCAGGGAGTGCAGGCCTGCGGTGAGGCCGTACTCGATCTGGTTCTGGATGGCGATGGCTTCTTCAAGGGTGTCGGCGGTCATCACGCCCAGGACGGGTCCGAAGAATTCGGTCAGGTGGAAGTAGGAGCCGCGCTTGACGCCGTAGCGCACGCCCGGGCTCCAGAGCCGGCCGGTGTTGTCCAGCTTTTTCGGTTCCACGGCCCAGTTCTCGCCCTCGCCCAGGGTGGTGAGGGCGTTGAGGAGCTTGCCCTTGGCCGGTTCGATGATCGGGCCCATCTGGCTGGTGGGGTCCTCGGGGTAGCCCACCTTGAGGGAGGTCACGGCGTCGATGAGCTGGTTGTGGAACCGCTTGGACTTGGCGACCGACCCCACCAGGATCACCAGCGACGCGGCCGAGCACTTCTGGCCGGCGTGGCCGAACGCCGAGTAGGCAACGTCCTTTGCGGCCAGGTCCAGGTCCGCGCTGGGGGTGACGATGATGGCGTTCTTGCCGCTGGTCTCGGCCAGCAGCGGCAGATCCTGGCGGAAGGACCGGAACAGTTCGGCGGTCTCGTAGCCGCCGGTGAGGATCACGCGGTCAACGGCCGGGTGGCTGATGAGCTGCTTGCCCAGTTCCCGCTCGCCCAGCTGCACCATGGTCAGGACGTCCTTGGGGACGCCTGCCTCCCAGAGCGCTTCGATCATGACGGCGCCGCTGCGGGCGGCCTGCTTGGCGGGCTTGATCACGACGGCGGAGCCGGCGGCGAGTGCCGCGAGGGTGGACCCGGCGGGGATGGCCACCGGGAAGTTCCAGGGCGGGGTTACGACGGTGAGCTTTGCCGGGACGAACGTGGCGCCGTCGACCGCGTCCAGCTTGCGTGCGGACTCGGCGTAGTAGTGGGCAAAGTCCACGGCTTCGCTGACCTCGGGGTCGCCCTGGTCGATGGTCTTGCCGGTTTCGCTGGCCATGACCTCAAGCAGGTCGGCGCGGCGCGCCTCCAGGACGTCGCCGGCGCGGTGCAGGATTTCTGCACGCTCGGCACCGGAGAGTGCGCCCCAGGCCTTGCCTTTCTCCACGGCGGCCTGGATGGCGCCGTTCAAGGTTGCCTCGTCATTGATGAAGGCTGCTTTCACGGAGGCGTTGCCCAGGGTGGAGGACGGGACGCGGTCCAGGATGGCCCGGCCCCAGTCGCGGTTGGCGGGCAGGGACGGGTCAGTGTCCGGGGTGTTCTCGAAGTGGTCGTGCGGCCTGGGGACGGGCGGCACGCTCCGGTCCTGCTTTCGGTTGGGCGCCGGGACACGGTTGTCCAGTTCGGCGAGCGAGGCGAGGAAGCGCTGCTTCTCGCGCTCGAACAGGGCTTCATTCTTGTCCAGCTCGAACACGGCGGACATGAAGTTGTCCTGGCTGGCGCCCTCTTCGAGGCGGCGGATCAGGTAGGCAATGGCGACGTCGAACTCGGCCGGGTGCACCACCGGCGTGTAGAGCAGCAGGGAGCCGACGTCCTTCTTGACGGCTTCGGCCTGGCCCTGGGCCATACCCAGGAGCATCTCGAACTCGATGCTCTGCCGTGCGGTATCCGCGATGCCGCGCTGCTTGGCAAGGAGCCAGGCGAAGGCGATGTCGAACAGGTTGTGGCCGGCTACGCCGATCCGGATGTTCTTGATCCGCTCGGGGTGCAGGGAGTAGTTGATGACGCTCTTGTAGCTGGTGTCCGAGTCCTGCTTGCTGCCCCAGGTTGCCAGCGGCCAGTCGTGCAGGGAGGATTCCACCTGCTCCATTGGCAGGTTTGCGCCCTTGACCACGCGCACCTTGATGGCGGCGCCGCCGTGGGCACGCCTTTCAGCCGCCCAGTCCTGCAGCCGGATCATCGCGGACAGGGCATCCGGGAGGTAGGCCTGGAGCACAATGCCCGCTTCCAGGTCCTTGAACTCGGGCTTGTCCAGGATCCTGGTGAAGACCGCGATGGTCATGTCCAGGTCCTTGTACTCCTCCATGTCCAGGTTGATGAACTTGGCCTTGGGAAATGACGCTGCGCGCTCGAATAGCGGGGTGAGCTTCTCGACGACGTGTGCAACGGCCTCGTCGAAGGCCCACGGCGAGTGCGGGGCCACCGTGGAGGAGACCTTGATGGAGACGTAGTCGACGTCGGGGCGTGCCAGCAGGGTGTGCGTGCCCTCGAGCCGGCGGGAGGCCTCGTGCTCGCCCAGTACGGCTTCGCCGAGGAGGTTGACGTTGAGCTTGATGCCGTCCTTGCGGATCTTGGCGATCGCGGGGCCGAGCTTGGCGTCGGTGGCGTCAACGATCAGGTGGCCCACCATTTCGCGCAGGACCTTGCGGGCAATGGGGATGACCACCTGCGGCATGACCGGAGCCATGGTTCCGCCCAATGCTACGGCGCTGCGCATATACCAGGGCAGGAACGCAGGGACCTTGGGCGCCAGTGCGGCGAGGTTGCGGGCGGCAACGTTCAGGTCCTCGGGGCGGACCACGCCGTCCACGAAGCCAACGGTGAATTCCAGGCCGTTGGGGTCCTTCAGGACGCCGGCGAGCTGCTGGGCGGAAGCGTCCACGGGCACCTTCGTTGCCTCGGTCAGCCAGTGGCGGACCAGCGCCACGGCGTCGGTTGCCAGGGCCTTGGCCTGCGGCACATCGACGTCGACGGTCTGCGGCGCAGTTCCGGCGGCGGCTGCGGGTTCCATTGCAACGTGGGTCATTGTTTTCCCGATCTTTCTGGGGTTCAAGGAGGTCTTAGCAACCAGTATGAGCTTCCAATCACATAAGATAAAGCGATCTTTTCTAAGCAATACAGGTTAGAAAAACCAACTCTTCTTCCCGCCGCCGGACCGGTCGGAAACTCCCCGCACCCTCTCTCACTTCCTGCGCGTTTCGGTGCAACCCTCTCTCACTTAATGCGGGAAAAGCGGGGACGCTCTATCACCCTCCACAGGAAGGTGATAGAGCGTCCGTGTTTGGGCGACGTTAAGTGAGAGAGCGTCCCGGTTCGGGCGACGTTAAGTGAGAGAGCGTCAGCCGACGGGCCGGTGCATCTCCACAATCTCCTCATGCCGGGGGCTGTTGGGGTTCATCAGGGAGTTCTTCTTGCCATAGAAGAAGTAGATGGCCAGGCCGATGACCAGCCAGACGCCGAACCGCACCCAGGTCTCCCAGTGCAGCTGGAACATCAGGAATGCGGAGGCCAGGACGCCGAATGCGGGGATGACCGGCATCAGCGGCAAGCGGAAGGTGCGCGGAGCGTCCGGCTTCTTGTAGCGGAAGATGATCACGGAGAAGCAGACGACGACGAACGCGGCAAGGATGCCGATGTTGGTGAGGTCCGCGACTTCCTTGATGGGGAATACCCCGGCCAGGAACGCTGAGGCAACGCCGGCGATCCATGTGACCCGCTGGGGCGTTCCATGGCGGTCCGTCTTGGCGAACCAGCCGGGAAGCAGCCCGTCGCGGCTCATGGCGAACCATACGCGGGTGACGCCCAGGAGGAATGTCAGCATCACGGTGAGGATGGACAGCACAGCAAACACCGAGATGATCGTGGCGATGACCGGAAGGCCCACGCCGGTGAAGGCTGACGCGAAGCCGGCTTTGGGATCGATGTCCTTGTAATTCTGCATGCCGGTCAGCACCAGGGTGGCGGCCACGTAGAGCAGCATGGCGATGATGAGGGACAGGATGATGGCCTTGGGCATGTGCTTCTTGCCGTCGGTGGCTTCCTCGGCCGCGGTGCTCATGGCGTCGTAGCCGAAAACTGCGAAGAAGACCGTGGCTGCGCCGGCAAGCACGGGACCGAAGCCGCTCGGCATGAACGGGTTGTAGTTGTTGGTGTCGATGTAGAAGACGCCAAGGCCGATGATGAAGAGGATCAGGATGACCTTGACGGCCACAGCCACCAGTTCGAACCGGCCGAACGCCTTGGTGCCGCGAGAGAGGATCCAGGTGACCAGCAGGCAGACCAGGATGGCAGGGAGGTTGACGATGCCGCCCTTGCCTTCATCCGCCGTCGAGGTCATCCAAACAGGCATATGGATGCCGATGCCGGAGAGGAAGGCGTCAAAGTAGCCGGAGATGCCGATGGCCACCACAGCCACGATGGCGATGTATTCCAGCAGCAGGTCCCAGCCGATGAACCAGCCGATGATCTCGCCCAAGGCCACGTACCCGTAGGTGTAGGCGGAACCGGCGCGCGGAATCATGCCCGCAAACTCGGCGTAGGAAAGCGCCGCCGCCGCCGAGGCGAGGCCTGCCACCAGGAAGGAAATCAGCACCGCGGGCCCCACCCCGGGTGCGGTTTCGCTACCGGCGGCCACCAGCCCCGCGAGGGAGAAGATGCCGACGCCGATAATGCCGCCAACGCCGATGGCCGTCAGCTGCCAAAGCCCGAGTGACTTAAAGAGGCCACTGTGTTTGTTCTCTTCTTCAATGTCGTCAATGGGCTTGCGCCGCATGATCGACTGGGTCATGTCTCTACTGCTCATCAGGAACTCCTGCTTGGGGTGCTTCCCCGTCACGGCGCGCGAAAAATCGCTTGTGACGGGGGTAACTCGGTCTCAACAGTATGCAAGCGGGGTTGCGTTAGATAAAGTGACTACTTCTAACCTATATTCATTAGTTTCGGTAAGGATTTCCTTATGCTTGACGTTCGCCGGCTTCGCCTGCTCCGGGAACTAAGCATCCGGGGGACGCTGGCGGAGGTGGCAGACGCACTCCAGTACAGCCCGTCGTCGGTCTCCCAGCAGCTCGCGCTGCTGGAGAAGGAAGTGGGGGTTGAGCTGCTGCGGAAGACCGGGCGGCGGGTGCAGCTCACCCCGCAGGCGGAGGTCCTGGTGGCCCACACCGCGCAGCTGCTCGAAACCATGGAACAGGCCGAGGCGGACCTTGCGGCGTCCCTGACCACCGTGACCGGGACAGTGCGGATCGCCGTGTTCCAGTCGGCCGCGCTGGCGCTCATGCCCGAGACCCTCACCCGCATGGCCGGCGCGTATCCCGAAGTGCGCATCGAGATGATCCAGCGTGAGCCGGAAACGGCGCTGCACGAGACGTGGGCACGCGACTTCGACCTGGTCATCGCCGAGCAGTACCCCGGCCACGCCGCCCCGCGCTATCCCGAACTGGACCGCGTCAAGCTCACTACCGACGCCATCCGGCTCGCCGTTCCCCCCGCGTCCGACGGCGGCCCCGCCATCTCCTCGATCGAGGACACCGCGGAACTCGCCTGGGTCATGGAACCACGGGGGGCGGCGTCCCGCCACTGGGCCGAGCAGGCCTGCCGGAGCGCGGGGTTCGAGCCCGACGTGCGTTTTGAAACCGCCGACCTCCAGGCCCAGATCCGCCTCATCGAGTCCGGGAACGCCGTGGCGCTGATGCCGGACCTGGTGTGGACGGGGCGCGGCACCACCGCCCGGCTCCTTGACCTGCCGGGCAAGCCGCACCGCACGGTGTTCACCTCCGTCCGCCGTTCCAGCGCCCAGCGGCCCGCGATCCTCGCAGCCCGGGAGACCCTGGCGGCCACTGCAGCGGCCGTGGCACAGCAGGACGCCGGGTGACCAGCCGCCGTCGTGCTGTATCCTTCCAAAATTGGCGCCGCCGAGCGTAGCGACGGGGCTCGGGCACTGCGCAGGAGCCGTCCCTGCCTCACTGTTCCCTGCATCACTGCGCCGACGGGCCCCCAACGCTAGACTGATGCCGTTATGAATCGCACAATGTTCAAGTCCAAAATCCACCGGGCCACCGTCACGCACGCCGACCTGCACTACGTAGGTTCGGTCACCGTTGACCTGGACCTGCTCGAGGCCGCCGACATCCTTCCCGGCGAGCTCGTCTCCATCGTGGACGTGACCAACGGCTCGCGGCTTGAGACCTACACCATCGCCGGCGAGCGCGGCTCCGGCGTGATCGGCATCAATGGTGCAGCGGCGCACCTCATGCACGAGAACGACGTCGTCATCCTGATTACCTACGCCCAGATGACCACCGAAGAGGCCAAGGCCTATGAACCGCGGGTGGTCCACGTGGATGAAAACAACCGGGTGATCCAGCTGGGCAATGACCCGGCCGAGGGCCTCACTCCGGGGATGATGCGGCCCCCTTTCGCGCTTAACAACGCCACCCTGTAACCGGAGGGTGCTTTCCGGCAGACGGCTCCCCCGCACACCCTGGGCTGATTCCCTGCGGATTGTCCCTTGCTAGGGGTACTCGCCGGGTTTTTTGTGGTCTGGTGCATCATCCTGGTGGGCTGGTTCGTGGGCCGGCAGAAGATCCTGGGTGACAACGCCCGGCAGGTCCTCAGCTCCCTCACCTTTTTCGTGGCCAGCCCCGCCCTGCTCTTCGAAACGCTGAGCAAGGCCCGCCTCGCAGAGGTTTTCGCGGCGCCGCTGCTGGTTGCTGCGGTCTCGGCAGTGGCCACCGCGGCCATTTTCTTTGCCATCGCCCGGTTCTGGCTCAAACGCCCGCTGCCCGAGTCCCTGATGTCCTCCATGGCGGCCTCACTGGTGAACTCCGCCAACCTGGGCATCCCCATCGCGGTGTACGTCCTGGGCGACGCAAGCTACGTGGCACCGCTGCTCATCTTCCAGCTCGCCTTCTTCACGCCGCTGTTCCTGATGCTCCTGGATTCAAGCACCAGCTCCCACCGCACCACGCCGCTGAACTTCATCGTAATGATCCTCCGGAATCCCATGATCGTGGGTTCCGCGCTGGGCCTGGCCGTGGCCGGGACAGGCTGGCAGGTCCCGCAACTGGTGATGGAGCCCATCCACCTGATCGGTGGCGCGGCGATTCCGGCCATGCTGATCGCGTTTGGCATGAGCCTGAACGGCACCCGGCCGCTCCAGGCCTCGGAAGGCCGGCGCCTGGACACGCTGCTGGCCAGCGGCTTCAAACTGGCCGTCCAGCCCGCGCTGGCATATCTTTTTGCACGGTTCGCGCTGGGGCTTGAAGGCCATGTCCTGTTCGCCGTGGTGGTCACCGCTGCCCTGCCTACAGCGCAGAATGTCTTTGTGGCTGCCAGCCGGTACAAGACCGGCCTCACCGTGGCGAAAGACACCGTGCTGATTACCACCGTTGTGGCCGTGCCGGCGATGATCGGCGTGGCATTGCTGCTGACCTGACCCGAGTTTCGGAGGGCTGATGAATACTGTTCTGGACACCGCGGTGATCGGCGGCGGCGCCATGGGCTCGGCCGCCGCGTGGGCGCTGTCCCGCCGGGGCCGGCATGTGACTTTGGTGGAGCAGTTCGGGCCGGGGCACAGGATCGGGGCCTCGCACGGCACCACCCGCAACCTGAACCCCGGTTACCACCGTCCCGAATACGTGGCCATGCTGGCAGAGGGGCTGGCGCTGTGGGATGAGCTTGAGCAGGAAAGCGGCGAGACGCTGCTGGCGCGGACGGGGGTTGTGAACCACGGACCGGACCCCCGGCTTCCGGACACCGCCGAGGCATTGACGCAGGCGGGCATCCGCGCGGAGCTCCTGTCCCCGGCCGCGGCCCGGGAGCGCTGGCGCGGCATCCGTTTCGACCAGCAGGCACTGCACATGCCCGACGGCGGCCAGCTCAACCCTGAAGCAGCGCTTCCTGCATTACAGCGCCTCGCCGCAGCCCGCGGTGCCGAGATCCGGCACCACACCAAGGTGGTGGACCTGCAGGTGACGGACGACGGCGTCCGGCTGGGCTTGGAGTCCGCCGCCGGCATCGAGGAGGTCACTGCTGCGCAGGTGGTGGTCACGGCCGGCGGCTGGACGGAGAAGCTCCTGGGCCGGGTGTTCAGCAACAACCCCGGTACCGGGCTGCGGATTCCCAGGCTGCGGGTCACGCAGGAGCAGCCGGCACACTTCCGGGTGGCGGACGCGGGCGCAGTGTGGCCCGGCTTCAACCACTACCCCGGCACCGGGGCGGACTACCGGGGCTGGTATTCCCCCGTGTACGGCATGCAGACGCCCGGCGAGGGGATCAAGGCCGGCTGGCACGGCGTGGGCCCGCCCGTTGACCCGGACCGGCGCTCCTTCCAGCCCGAACCCGGGCAGCTCGCCGCCCTGCAGGACTACGCGCGGACGTGGCTGCCAGGCGTGGACGCCGATTCCTTCGAGGCCATCAGCTGCACCTACACCACCACCCCGGACGAGGACTTTATCCTGGACCGGATCGGCCCCGTGGTGATCGGTGCCGGGTTCTCCGGGCACGGGTTCAAGTTCACCCCGGTGATTGGGCGCATCCTCGCCGACCTCGCCACAGGCACCCGTCCCGCGCCGGAGATCTTCCGCGCTTCCCGCTAAAAGCGCCTACCGCGTGTTGTCCTCCGCTTCGGCGAGGGCCGGCTCCCCGTCCGTGCCGCCGTCGTCGTCCTTTCCGGAGGCGCCCGCCCCCACCGCCGGCATGGCCAGCACGGCCGCCACCGTGAGGATGCCGCCCACCAGCGCGGCCAGGAACACGGCACCGGACGCAGCCACGACTGCGGGTGCCGCGCCTTCCCCGGCCGTGGTGGCGTAGACCGCGTTGGCCACCGCACCGAAGACGGCCACACCCAGCGCGCTCCCAATGGACCGCGCGAACATGTTGGTGCTGGTGACCACGCCGCGCTCATTCCACTCAACGCTGGACTGGGCAGAGATCAGGGTGGGAGTGGCAACCAGCCCCAGGCCGAGCCCCACGACGAAACAGCTGGCGGCCACTGGAGCCACGCTGGGTGTGGCGGCCGTAAGTGCCAGGACCAGGAGTCCCGCCACGGTCACGGAGATCCCGATCAACGCCGTGGCCTTGAAGCCGATTCGCAGGTAGAACCGGCCCGCCTGTGAAGCACTGAGGGGCCAGCCGAGGGTCAGGGCCGCGAGCGCCAGGCCTGCGATAAGGGGTGAGGTTCCCAGCGCACCTTCCAGGAACGTGGGCACATAGGAGGTCAGCCCGATCATCACCGCCCCGACGCCGAAGGACACCAGCGTGGTGGTGCCCAAAAGCCTGCGCGAAACCACCCAGGACGGCAGGACCGGCTCCGCCGCCCGCCGTTCCACCGCCAGGAACACCGCCAACAGCGCTGCGCCCGCAACAAAGAGGCCGATGCTGACCGGGGAATTCCACGCCCAGCCCTGGCCGCCCCGGAGGGCACCAAGGATCAGCAGGCCCAGCGAAACCGCCAGCAGGGCCGCCCCGGCGTAGTCCACCCGGTGCTTGGCGCGTTCAACATTTTCGTGCAGGGTCCTGAGCAGCATCCACCCGGCAAGGAGGCACAGCGGAATGTTGACCAGGAAGATTCCGCGCCAGATCCCCAGCGAGGAGAAGATCCCGCCGAGGCTCGGGCCCACCACGGAGGAGACAGCCCAGACGCTGGCCAGGTAGCCCTGGACCTTGGCCCGCTCCTCCAGCGAGTAGATGTCCCCGGCGATGGTGATGGAGACCGGCAGGACGGCGCCCGCACCGAGGCCCTGCAGGGCGCGGAACGCTATGAGTGCGGGCATGCTCCAGGCGATGCCGCAGAGGACGGACCCAAGCAGGAAAAGCCCAATTCCCGCCAGGATGATGGGCTTGCGGCCCAGCATGTCGGACAGTTTGCCGTAGATGGGCACCGAGACGGCCTGGGCCAGCAGGTACGCGGAAAACAGCCAGGGGAAGGACTCAAACCCGCCCACGTCCCGGACGATCGACGGGACGGCGGTAGCCACGATGGTGGAATCGATGGCCACCAGGCCGGTGGACAGCATCAGGGCAATGAGAATGGGGCCCCGTTCAGAGCGGAACCCCACCCCCTGGGCGCGCGCGGTCTTCATGAGTCTCGTTTCAGTCTTGGGTCCCTGCTACCACTCTAGGTACCCACGACCGGGGCCCGCTATCGCCTGCCCTGGTGTGCGTCCAGGAGCCGCGCGCAGCGGATGAAGCCCAGGTGCGAGTACGCCTGCGGATGGTTCCCCAGGTGTGTCTCCGTGCCGGGATCGTACTCCTCCGGCAGCAGCCCGGTGGGACCGAAAAGGTTCACCAGCTGGTCGAACAGGTCCCAGGCCTCATCGATGCGGCCCACGGCCACATACGCTTCGATCAGCCAGGTGGTGCAGATGTGGAACCCGCCCTCCAGGCCCGGCAGGCCGTCGTCGTACCTGTACCTGAAGACGGTGGGACCCACGCGCAGTTCCCGCTCCACGGCGGTGACGGTGTCCAGGAAGCGCTGGTCCGAAACGTCCAGCAGGCCGGAGAGCCCGATGTGCAGGACGGCGGCGTCGAGGTCCGGGCTGTCGTAGGCCACGGTGTAGGACCTCGCCGACTCGTCCCAGCCCTCGCGCAGCACCTCCGCGCGGATGGTGCCCGCCAGGGGAGCCCAGGCCGGGTCCGGCTCCCGGCCGTGGCGGGCGGCCGTCCGCAGCGCCCGGTCCAGCGTCACCCAGCACATCACCTTGGAATAGACGTGGTGGCGCGCTGCGCGCCTGGCCTCCCAGATGCCGTGGTCCGGTTCGTGCCAGCGGGCCTGGACGGCCGAGGCCATCTGGACCATCAGGTCCCAGTGGCCCTCAGCGAGCGCACCCTCCCGCTCGCTCAGGGCGTGGATCAGTTCGGCAACCGGGCCAAAAACGTCCAGCTGGACCTGGTGGTCCGCGGCGTTGCCGATCCTGACCGGACGTGAGCCCGCGTACCCCGGGAGGCTGTCGACGACGGCCTCCGTGGAGAGCGGCGCGCCGGTCACCGAGTACAGGGGGTGCAGCCACTCGGGGCCGGGTGCATGTTCGAGGATCCGGCCCAGCCATGCCAGGAAGCCCGCGGCCTCCGCCGTGGAGCCGAGGTCCACCAGCGCGTTAACCGTCATGGACCCGTCCCGCAGCCAGCAGTACCGGTAGTCCCAGTTCCTTGTGCCGCCGATCCCCTCCGGCAGTGACGTGGTGGGGGCTGCGAGGACGGCGCCGGTGGGTTCATGGACCAGGGCGCGGAGCACCAGGGCCGACCGCCGCACCAGGGAGGGTTTGACGGACGGCAGGACAAGTCTCTGCACCCACTGGCGTGCGTGCAGGGCCACTCCGGCACGCCTCTCCGTCTCCCCGCCGGGGTCCGCGGGCTGCGGTTCGGTATCGCCGCAGCGCAGGTTGAGCACCACCGGGCCGTCCTGCAGGTTCACCGCCGCCGTGGCCGTGGCATGGCGCCCGTCCGAGGTGATGCTGAAGGTGATGCCAGGCGCGAACAGGATGATGGGCTCCGAGGTCCCCACCACATGCAGTTCCCCGCCGCGGGCCTCCATGCTGAACGGGGCATTGGCGTAGTCCGGCCGGGGAGCGAAAGTAATCCGGGCGGCTCCATGGCCGGTCAGCACCCGGACCAGACTGGTGATGCCGTCCGGCGCAGGCTCAAGGTAGTCCGTGACCGTGACGTCCGCCCACCGGGTCTCAACAATCATGGTGCTGTCCACGTACCGCTGCCCCAGCACCTGGGAGGCCTTGACCGGCTCCACGGAAAAGTGGCCGGCCGCGTCTCCGCCGAGGATGTGGGCGAAAAGTGATCCGGAATCCGGCAGCGGATGGCTCATCCAGCAGACCTTCGCGTCCGGCGTCAGCAGCGCGGTGGAGGATCCGTTGCCGATCATCGTGTGCCGCTCAAGGCCCACCGCGTCCTCGCCGAACAGCCAGGCCCGCCGCAGCTCGAAGAGGAGGGCCAGGACCCGGGCGAAGGCTTCCGGATCGCGGACGCGGTGGGCCGCAGCGGTCTGCCCCTGACCGACCTTAAGTCCGAGGTCCGGCCCGCGCAGGGTGGCGATGGCCAGCTCGTCACTGTAGGCGTCCCCGGCGAACATGGCGGCGCTTGCCCCGAGCCGTGACCGGAGGTTTTCCAGTGCCTCGGCCTTGGACGGTTCCACGACGGACAGGTCCAGCACGGAACCGTCCACAATGAAGAACAGCCCGTGGGCGCGGGCAATCTCCCGGGCGGTTTCCGTCACGGACTCCACCACGTCCGGCGGCGCCGGGCGGGTGTGGACGGAAACGGCCACGGGTTTGCGTTCAATCCAAATGCCTTTCTGGAATCCCACGGCCTCGTTGAGCTCCGCGTTGACCTTCTGCAGGACCGACTCGGTGGCCAGGGTCTGCGCGTGCGCGAAGCCCATGTCCGACTCCGCGCCATGCGAACCAATCAGGTGAACCTCAACGGGCAGCCGCGACACCGCCGCAAGGTCGCGGAGCGAGCGCCCCGAAATGATGGCGGCGTGGGTATTCGGCAGGGCAGCCAAGGCGCGCAGGGCTATCGCCGCATTGCCCAGGGGCAGGATCTCGGTGGAGATCCCTTCGGCGTCGCACAGGGTCCCGCCGTAGTTGCAGGCCACCAGCAATCCCGGAACACGCGCCAGCACTTTCAGCTCGGCCAGCAGCGCAGGCGTCAGGCCGTTGTCCGCCGCATCCGACTGGATGAAGGCGCGGAGCATGTCCAGCGGAAGGGACCGGGTGAGCAGTGCGGAATCCGCCACGCTTTGGTTCAACGGCGTCGGCATGCGGGTACCCCTTTGAGGCCGGACCAGGCCGGGACTACAGCCGCTGGATCGCCCGCGGACTACCGGTTGGTGCCCCTCCCGGGAATCCCAGTAATTCCCGAGGGGGCAGTTCCCATGGTCAGCCCCGGCAGTTTCCCCCGAAAGTCCTCTTTATTGCGTATGTGTAAAAGTCCGACGGACAGCGCCGCGCTCACGCAGGGCAGCGTCACGCAGGGCAGCTTCTTGGACCACGACGCCGGTGCCTGCCCCGCGGAACCGGGGAACCCGCCGTCGTGCCTCCCCAAAAGGGTGCTGGGCGTGACGCGCAGGACTCCGCCCGCTACACCCGGACCAGCCCGGCAGCCTCGGCCAGGAGTTCCACGGAGCGCAGCCGCGCCTCGGTGCCGGTGCTCTGGTGGGCCACGGTGAGTTCGTCGGCGTCGGCGTGCCGGCCGAAACCGTCCAGGTAATCGAGGACGACGTCGGGAGTGCCCACCGCGGAGTAGGTCATCATCTGGCTGACGTGCTGGCCCTGCGGGGAGTCGAGGATCATGTCCGCTT
The Arthrobacter sp. PGP41 genome window above contains:
- the panD gene encoding aspartate 1-decarboxylase, which produces MNRTMFKSKIHRATVTHADLHYVGSVTVDLDLLEAADILPGELVSIVDVTNGSRLETYTIAGERGSGVIGINGAAAHLMHENDVVILITYAQMTTEEAKAYEPRVVHVDENNRVIQLGNDPAEGLTPGMMRPPFALNNATL
- a CDS encoding AEC family transporter yields the protein MLGVLAGFFVVWCIILVGWFVGRQKILGDNARQVLSSLTFFVASPALLFETLSKARLAEVFAAPLLVAAVSAVATAAIFFAIARFWLKRPLPESLMSSMAASLVNSANLGIPIAVYVLGDASYVAPLLIFQLAFFTPLFLMLLDSSTSSHRTTPLNFIVMILRNPMIVGSALGLAVAGTGWQVPQLVMEPIHLIGGAAIPAMLIAFGMSLNGTRPLQASEGRRLDTLLASGFKLAVQPALAYLFARFALGLEGHVLFAVVVTAALPTAQNVFVAASRYKTGLTVAKDTVLITTVVAVPAMIGVALLLT
- a CDS encoding LysR substrate-binding domain-containing protein, translating into MLDVRRLRLLRELSIRGTLAEVADALQYSPSSVSQQLALLEKEVGVELLRKTGRRVQLTPQAEVLVAHTAQLLETMEQAEADLAASLTTVTGTVRIAVFQSAALALMPETLTRMAGAYPEVRIEMIQREPETALHETWARDFDLVIAEQYPGHAAPRYPELDRVKLTTDAIRLAVPPASDGGPAISSIEDTAELAWVMEPRGAASRHWAEQACRSAGFEPDVRFETADLQAQIRLIESGNAVALMPDLVWTGRGTTARLLDLPGKPHRTVFTSVRRSSAQRPAILAARETLAATAAAVAQQDAG
- a CDS encoding amino acid permease, translating into MSSRDMTQSIMRRKPIDDIEEENKHSGLFKSLGLWQLTAIGVGGIIGVGIFSLAGLVAAGSETAPGVGPAVLISFLVAGLASAAAALSYAEFAGMIPRAGSAYTYGYVALGEIIGWFIGWDLLLEYIAIVAVVAIGISGYFDAFLSGIGIHMPVWMTSTADEGKGGIVNLPAILVCLLVTWILSRGTKAFGRFELVAVAVKVILILFIIGLGVFYIDTNNYNPFMPSGFGPVLAGAATVFFAVFGYDAMSTAAEEATDGKKHMPKAIILSLIIAMLLYVAATLVLTGMQNYKDIDPKAGFASAFTGVGLPVIATIISVFAVLSILTVMLTFLLGVTRVWFAMSRDGLLPGWFAKTDRHGTPQRVTWIAGVASAFLAGVFPIKEVADLTNIGILAAFVVVCFSVIIFRYKKPDAPRTFRLPLMPVIPAFGVLASAFLMFQLHWETWVRFGVWLVIGLAIYFFYGKKNSLMNPNSPRHEEIVEMHRPVG
- a CDS encoding bifunctional proline dehydrogenase/L-glutamate gamma-semialdehyde dehydrogenase produces the protein MTHVAMEPAAAAGTAPQTVDVDVPQAKALATDAVALVRHWLTEATKVPVDASAQQLAGVLKDPNGLEFTVGFVDGVVRPEDLNVAARNLAALAPKVPAFLPWYMRSAVALGGTMAPVMPQVVIPIARKVLREMVGHLIVDATDAKLGPAIAKIRKDGIKLNVNLLGEAVLGEHEASRRLEGTHTLLARPDVDYVSIKVSSTVAPHSPWAFDEAVAHVVEKLTPLFERAASFPKAKFINLDMEEYKDLDMTIAVFTRILDKPEFKDLEAGIVLQAYLPDALSAMIRLQDWAAERRAHGGAAIKVRVVKGANLPMEQVESSLHDWPLATWGSKQDSDTSYKSVINYSLHPERIKNIRIGVAGHNLFDIAFAWLLAKQRGIADTARQSIEFEMLLGMAQGQAEAVKKDVGSLLLYTPVVHPAEFDVAIAYLIRRLEEGASQDNFMSAVFELDKNEALFEREKQRFLASLAELDNRVPAPNRKQDRSVPPVPRPHDHFENTPDTDPSLPANRDWGRAILDRVPSSTLGNASVKAAFINDEATLNGAIQAAVEKGKAWGALSGAERAEILHRAGDVLEARRADLLEVMASETGKTIDQGDPEVSEAVDFAHYYAESARKLDAVDGATFVPAKLTVVTPPWNFPVAIPAGSTLAALAAGSAVVIKPAKQAARSGAVMIEALWEAGVPKDVLTMVQLGERELGKQLISHPAVDRVILTGGYETAELFRSFRQDLPLLAETSGKNAIIVTPSADLDLAAKDVAYSAFGHAGQKCSAASLVILVGSVAKSKRFHNQLIDAVTSLKVGYPEDPTSQMGPIIEPAKGKLLNALTTLGEGENWAVEPKKLDNTGRLWSPGVRYGVKRGSYFHLTEFFGPVLGVMTADTLEEAIAIQNQIEYGLTAGLHSLNSEELGVWLDSIQAGNLYVNRGITGAIVQRQPFGGWKKSAVGAGTKAGGPNYLAGLGDWAPATASANAAVTHPGVRRILNAAGAVLQPAELESVQRALASDAQAWTEEFGTAKDVSGLSAERNIFRYRSLPVTVRLSEGAPLGHLVRTVAAGVLAGSALTVSSAVELPAQLRPVLTALDIEVAVESDAEWLASAGRLAAAGKLSGARVRLIGGDAAGLAKATGGRPDLAIYAHPVTEAGRVELLPFLHEQAVSITAHRFGTPNHLSDALI